CCCGGGTCCTTCTGGTCACTGATCCGTCCCGACATGACCACGACGCGGTCGTGCTCGCGCGGGATCTGGCCCCGGGGGACCGTGTCCGCGAGTGCGGACACGTTCGGCAGAAGTGTCCGACGCGCCTGCGGGGTGACGGTTGCCGCGATCTGGCTCTCTTCGGGGGAAAGGACAACCACATGATCCGTGTGGCGTCCGAGGACGCGCTCAGCGAGTGCGATGGCACGGCGACTTGGCCACCCGAGGTGCGGGTCACAGAGCTTGTAGCCGTGGGGCTGATAGACCGTGACGGGCGAACGGTCGAGCGCACGGGCGTAGACACCCGCCCAACTTGAGTGTGCGTGCACGATACTGGCGCCGGTCGTGGTCCGCACGTCCTCAACCGACCGCACCCGCGCCACGAACCCTCGAGGCAGCGCGGTGACCGTGTCGAACCCGTCGCTCGGGGACGCCTCGCCTGCCCACAGCAAGTGGTGACTGTGCTGGGGACTCAACCGGACGATGGTGTCGATGGCCCGAGCCACGCCGGTGGTGTAGCACTCCGTGACGTGCAGGATGCGGTGTCGCTTCATCAGGCCCTCCCGGAGCCAAGACAGTGCGGTGCGGCACGTCTGCGAGGACTGGCTGTCCGGCTGACTACGCCGCCCTGCCTGCGGACGACAGCACCCAGGGCCCGAATCACGGTCTGTACGTCCCCCCACACGGACCCGGCTGCGTTGCGACCGTCGTGAACTGCGCCCTCCCCGGCCGGGAGTCGACCTTGTGGGAACGACCCGGCGCGATGAGGCTGGGGCGCGAGTACGCAGAACTCAGCGAACGCGGGCGCCCAGATTCCAACAGAATCGCGCGCGGCGGAGTCCGGATTCGACAGGCCACCCCCCATGACGCCCTTCCTATCATGACGCCGGCGAATCAACTCCTGCCGTCAGTCGGGTGTGGTCTCCGACCGCGTGAGCACGACAGGACCTGGCGTGAAGCCACGCTCAGTCAGGGCTATCTCGGTTGTGGCCGGCCGTGATGTGCAACCATCGCCACCATGGCGGGAGAGTCCTCGATGCGAGAGTCAGGTGCGGGGTCGACGTTGCGGCGCGGACTGCGTCGGCACTGGCGGATCGCCATGGCGGTGTTCATGACCTGGACCGCAGTTGCGACCTTCTACGTCCTGTCTCTGTCGCCGCAGTACGCCGCGGTGAGCGTGGTGTCCATCGTCCCGGACGGCCCCGAAGCCGCCAGCAGTGACTTCATCTCCGTCACCGCGTCACGATACGCAGTGGCGATGACCTCCACAGGACGATTGCAAGCCATCGCCCGACAGACCGGGGTGTCTCCTGATGAGCTCGAGCAGTCCGTGACCATTGACACCACCGCCCCGAGCGCCAACCTTCGTGTGACGGCAACCTTCCCCGACCCGCAGATGTCGGTGAGCGTCGCGAACGCGGTGGCGGACAACGCCGTCAACCTCAGCCAGGACACTGATCAACTCTCGACCACCAAGGTGGCTCCGGCAGCGGTCCAGAACCCCTCGTTCGCTTCCTCTCGATGGGTGCTGTTCGCACTACTCCTGCTGGCCGGGGCAGCACTCGCCGCCTGGATCGCCTATCTGCGCCAGCGCCTCGAGCCCACCGTCCAGGACGAGGCGGATCTGGAGCGGGTGACTGGAGTGCGTTCACTGATGTCCATCGATGCGCGCGTGTCCACGCCGAACGACGCTGACTCGCGGACCATCGCCATGCGGCAGGCTCAAGCCCTACAGCTCGCCCTGCCGCACGTGGTCGGGGGCTCCCTGCACCAGATCACTCTCGTGGGCGTGGGGACGGCTCGCGGCACGGCGACCGCCGCTTACCTCCTCGCGAAGACGCTCGCTCGCGGGGAACGGGTGCTGCTCATCGACGAGGATGTCGACGCGACCCTGAGCGGGCTGGTCCATGACGTCACCCGCACACCCTTGAACGACGCCTTGAGTGCGGGACACGCGCCGCCGCTTCCCCCGCAAAGCCACACCGGGATGCAGCTCCTGGCCCAGCCGAAGACCGGTCAGAGCATCGATGTCCACGAAATCGACATCCGCACGTGGACTGACTTCCTCGAGGGCACAGCACAAGACTGGGACAAGGTGGTCCTGGCAACTCCGATCTTCGAGGCAGACGCCGAGTTCCGACAGCGCCCCCTCCCTTCGAGCAATGCTGTACTCGTCGTCCCCCGTGGCGCGAGCGAGGCCGCGGTGCGCGTTGCGGCGCGGCGGGTGCGCCTCATTCACGGGGACCTGCGTGGCTCCATGATTTTCGACGGACCGGCGGACTCGTGATCGGGGCGCTCGGCGGGGGTCGGCAACCCGTCATCTTCATGTACCACGGCTTCTGCGAGAGCCGGCTCAGTAACGACCCCGAGAATCTCTTCGTCGAGGTGAGTGCGCTCCAAGCGCAGATGCGCTTTCTCCTCGATCGCGGTTGGACGCCCCTGACGCTGGACCAGTGGCTCGACGTGCGTGCCGGACTGCGGCCGCGGCCGCCGAAGAGCTTCCTGCTGACCATCGACGATGCATTCGTCAGCGTGGCCGACCTGGCCCTTCCCGTCCTGGCCCGTCTCGGGGTCCCGTGCGTACTCTTCGTGCCCGTGGGCCTGACGGGCCGGACCGCCGAGTGGCTTCCCGACCCACCCGATGTTCCGATCCTCAGCCGCGAACGACTCCTCGCGCTGGATGGTTCTTTGGTGGACTTGGGCGTGCACGGCTGGGACCACACACCCATGTCGCGGTCCGACACGCACGGCCTGTCATTGCAGGTGGAGCGCAGTCGGGAAGAACTGGCCTCCGTCACGGATCGGCCACCACGCGCCTTCGCCTACCCCTTCGGCGATCACGACGAGCAGGCTCGCGCTGCGGTCGCGGGCGCAGGCTTCGACGTCGCCTTCTCCGTCTTCGACGATGTCGGCACCATGGCCGTCTCCCGGGTCGACGTCAACGCCACGGACACCGTGCGCTCATTCCGTGTCAAGACGCTCCCGGGCTACCGTCGTCTGTGGCGGATGGCCCAGCACGTCGCCTTCGCTCGACGGTTGCTACGGGTCGCCCTGACCCGGGGCCAGTGAGTCGTGACGAAGGACAGCGGCCGGTCGGCGCTGGACGTCGCTGCGCTCGGGGTCATGGCCCTCACGGTCGGGTCCCTGCCCGTGGGCAACGTCAGCGTCGGCCCACTTCAGCTGATTCAGGTGATGACAGCATTGGCGGTCCTCACGACGTTGACCGTCTCCGTGATCCAACTCCGGCTGCCGCTGCTCCCGTGGCCAGTTGGGCTCCCTCTGGGCGCCATGGGAGTCTCCGCGGCGCTGGCGACGTCGGGCACGCCCGTCCCGGACGTCAGCCTCCGCATCAACGCCGCCTTCGCGGTCGGCGCGCTTCTCGTTGCGGCCATGTGGATCGTCGTCGACCGGGCATCGCACCTGATGCTGCTCGCACGAGTGCTCGTCGTCGCAGGCGCCGTGGTCGGTGTCATGTCAGCGACGAGTGTTGATGAGCTGACCACTGCTGCCGGCGGCGCCATCGTGCGGGGTCGCGCAGTGGGGGTCTTCGCGCAACCCAACGAGCTGGGGGTCTTCACCGCGATGCTGCTGCCCGTGGCGATTGCCCTGGCCCTCGCCCGGTCCGGCCGTCAACGCCTGGTCGCCAGCCTGGGTGCCGCCTCCCTTGCCTCCGCCCTGGTCCTGACCCTGTCCCGCGGCGCATGGTTCGGCGCCGCCGTGGGCGTTCTCGTCCTGCTGATGCAGCTGCCCGACCGCCGGCGCACCGCGGGAACGCTGGCGGCAGGGCTCGCCGCGATGGGTGCCGCTGCGTGGCTGGTGGCGCCCCCGGCCCTCGCCACCGTCGTGGACCAGCGGATCTCCTCGATCTCTTCCGGACCGTCGGAGAACCCCTACGACGAGCGCAGTGAGATCTACGCGGAGGCCTCGCGCCAGTTCACGGACGCACCGCTCACCGGGCACGGCCCCGGGGCGTTCACCAAGACCGCGCACCGCCTCACTCAGGACGGCTACGACCTCGACATCGTCCATGCCCACTCCCTCCCGCTCGTCGTCATCACCGAGTACGGCCTGATCGGCGCGCTCTGCGGGATCGCGCTGGCCTTGGGTCTGGTCCATCTGTTGTACCGGGCCTGGTGGCAGCGACGGGACCACGTCACCGGAGTCGAGCGTGAGGTGGCGATCGTGGCAGCGGGCCTCTTTGCGGGGCTGGTGGCGGTCCTCGCCCACGGCATGGTGGACTACCCTTTGCGCAATCCCGTCGCGGGGACGACGGCGTGGTTGCTTCTCGCACTTGCCGTCGCGAGCGTTCGGTGTGCCCGCCGCACGTCCGCGACACCTGCCCGGGAGGACGACGCATGACGAGCACCACCCGACCGCTGCGCTGTGCCATCGTGACGGCCTACGGGGGGCTGGGCGGATCGGAGCGGTGGCTGCTCTCGGTCCTCACCACCACCCGACGGCTCGACGCACGCGTCGTCATGCTTCAGGACGGCCCGCTGCGCTCACGCCTCATCGACCTCGGGATCGACGTGACGGTGCTGCCAACCGGGCCATCCGGTGGGGACATCGCACGGTCGATCAGGGCACTGACGGCCTACCTCAGAGAGCCCGACCCAGAGGTGGTCTTGGCGAATGGTGTCAAGGCTGCGGCAGCAGCAGTCCCCGCCGCTCGCATCACGGGCGTCCCGGTCGTCTGGGCCAAGCACGACTTCTCCTTCGACTCCGCACTCGGGCCCTTGTTGGCGCGGCTGAGCGATGCCGTCCTCGCCACCTCGGAGGCAGTAGGACAGGCGGCGCCGGCCAGCAAGGTCGTCCTGGTCCCGCCCCCGCGCCCGCCCTTGGACGTGCTCGACCGAACTGCGGCCCGGGAGCGCTGGCGGAAGCGCGGGACGCCACTTCCCCACGGTCCGGTGCTGGCCATGGTGGGGCGCATCGTGGGCTACAAGGGCATCGACACCGCAGTCCGGTCCTTGCCGGAGGCGCCGGGTTGGCATCTCGTCGTGGTTGGCACCCCAGCCGATTCAGAGCCGGAAGAGACCCATCGGCTGGCTCGCCTTGCCGCCTCGCTGGGCGTATCCGATCGAGTGATGTTCGTCGGCGAGATGGAGGACGTCGCTGGCGCCCTGCGTGCGGTCGACGCTGTCGCGGTGCTCACCCGACGTGCCGGCCACGTCGGGCGGGAGGGATACTCGATGGTCGGTCTGGAAGC
The DNA window shown above is from Janibacter sp. A1S7 and carries:
- a CDS encoding O-antigen ligase family protein — its product is MTKDSGRSALDVAALGVMALTVGSLPVGNVSVGPLQLIQVMTALAVLTTLTVSVIQLRLPLLPWPVGLPLGAMGVSAALATSGTPVPDVSLRINAAFAVGALLVAAMWIVVDRASHLMLLARVLVVAGAVVGVMSATSVDELTTAAGGAIVRGRAVGVFAQPNELGVFTAMLLPVAIALALARSGRQRLVASLGAASLASALVLTLSRGAWFGAAVGVLVLLMQLPDRRRTAGTLAAGLAAMGAAAWLVAPPALATVVDQRISSISSGPSENPYDERSEIYAEASRQFTDAPLTGHGPGAFTKTAHRLTQDGYDLDIVHAHSLPLVVITEYGLIGALCGIALALGLVHLLYRAWWQRRDHVTGVEREVAIVAAGLFAGLVAVLAHGMVDYPLRNPVAGTTAWLLLALAVASVRCARRTSATPAREDDA
- a CDS encoding polysaccharide deacetylase family protein; amino-acid sequence: MIGALGGGRQPVIFMYHGFCESRLSNDPENLFVEVSALQAQMRFLLDRGWTPLTLDQWLDVRAGLRPRPPKSFLLTIDDAFVSVADLALPVLARLGVPCVLFVPVGLTGRTAEWLPDPPDVPILSRERLLALDGSLVDLGVHGWDHTPMSRSDTHGLSLQVERSREELASVTDRPPRAFAYPFGDHDEQARAAVAGAGFDVAFSVFDDVGTMAVSRVDVNATDTVRSFRVKTLPGYRRLWRMAQHVAFARRLLRVALTRGQ